One genomic segment of Paraburkholderia aromaticivorans includes these proteins:
- a CDS encoding GMC oxidoreductase, with protein sequence MNRLSSAVTAIQSHYDVVVVGSGYGGAIAACRMARAGRRVCVLERGREFMAGEFPRTPFQGAAQVQYNTAAAHIGSPLALLEVHVNEDVNAVVGCGLGGTSLINANVALEADPRLWEDERWPAALRADKTARDKGYALARAMLQPSPVPKDYPTLPKLQALEMSAQSLGMADRFTRPDITVTFEDRVNAAGVGQKACVGCGDCNSGCNYDAKNSTHMNYLPDAVAHGAQIFTGTAVHSVRRDAATRKWIVGYQLVSLGRESYGAPDLFVSADIVIVSAGTIGSTALLLRSRNQGLSVSGMLGKHFTGNGDVLAFAYNTEPVINGVGWGAHEKGEIPPVGPTITGLIDHRNTENVKDGYVIEEGSLAGPVGAALVGLLGAAAPLEGVDVAPRSLEQQLAYDARASESFLRGPYHGALNHTQSYLVMAHDDENGQIEVDGKGEPRIVWENAGKQPIFQAVEQALKQATVPLGGKYLRNPISTDIVGNRTVTVHPLGGCGMGEDAERGVVDHMGRVFSGATGNAVHDGLYVMDGAVMPMSLGVNPLLTISALAERNCELLLATHPVTATADGAAATPSLPPAPTPELASSSLTPSSPQKIGLQFTETMIGTYTPVVAGEAATSPIEFTLTVESEDLADMLSNPQHLARTAGTLTCPALSAQPMTITNGTFNLFVVDASDVDERNMNYRMTLNSTEGKTYYLSGQKIITRSSPINLWEQTNTLYAEIRESAQADAPLLGKATLIITPENFLKQQRTLEVTHAPDLKTRLEWTLKFGKFFAGVLFTEYGGVAAPLQYFNPNAEPRLKRALRAPAPQVVFFDTPDGTKLRLTRYHDPANKAARPVLLIHGSGVSSRIYSTDLIATNMVEYLCASGYDVWLVDLRVSIEMPSVLVPTNVDKVAREDIPAAVAKIRELTGVPEIQALGHCLGGLALSMSLLQGLEGVRSAVISQVSTHPVPGTLQKLKAGLHIPDIMKHLGVLDLTAYTEHKSWPHNLLDEALKFYPLDHDEGCGNPICHRATFLYGLLYEHEKLNETLHANLQELLGVHDVEVFKHLAAMVRAGKVVDAAGKDVYLTGADGMKGLEGMRRPIGFIHGERNETYLPKSTLLTYEMLTRQFPEQPYERHIIPGYGHIDCIFGKNAAVDVYPVIAKYLDAH encoded by the coding sequence ATGAACCGCTTATCGAGCGCCGTGACCGCTATTCAATCGCATTACGACGTGGTCGTCGTAGGTTCCGGCTACGGCGGCGCGATAGCCGCGTGCCGCATGGCGCGCGCCGGACGGCGCGTGTGCGTGCTCGAACGCGGGCGCGAATTCATGGCGGGCGAATTTCCGCGCACGCCGTTTCAGGGCGCCGCGCAGGTGCAGTACAACACGGCGGCGGCCCATATCGGCTCGCCGCTCGCCCTGCTCGAAGTGCACGTGAACGAGGATGTGAACGCGGTAGTCGGCTGCGGTCTGGGCGGCACCTCGCTGATCAACGCGAACGTCGCGCTCGAAGCCGACCCGCGCCTGTGGGAGGATGAACGCTGGCCGGCCGCATTGCGCGCCGACAAGACGGCCCGCGACAAAGGCTATGCGCTCGCCCGTGCGATGCTGCAACCGTCGCCGGTGCCGAAGGATTACCCGACGCTGCCGAAACTGCAGGCACTGGAAATGTCGGCACAGTCGCTCGGCATGGCAGACCGCTTCACGCGCCCGGATATCACCGTCACCTTCGAGGACCGCGTGAACGCCGCGGGCGTCGGCCAGAAGGCTTGCGTCGGCTGCGGCGACTGCAATTCGGGCTGCAACTACGACGCGAAGAATTCAACCCACATGAACTATCTGCCCGACGCCGTGGCGCACGGCGCGCAGATTTTCACCGGAACCGCCGTCCATTCGGTTCGGCGCGACGCGGCCACGCGGAAATGGATCGTCGGCTACCAACTGGTGAGCCTGGGTCGCGAAAGCTACGGCGCGCCCGACCTGTTCGTGAGCGCCGATATCGTCATCGTGTCGGCCGGCACGATCGGTTCGACCGCGTTGCTGTTGCGCTCGCGCAATCAGGGTTTGAGCGTGTCCGGCATGCTCGGCAAGCACTTCACCGGCAACGGCGACGTGCTCGCCTTCGCGTACAACACCGAGCCCGTGATCAACGGCGTCGGCTGGGGCGCGCACGAGAAAGGCGAGATCCCGCCGGTCGGGCCGACCATTACCGGCCTCATCGATCATCGCAATACGGAGAACGTCAAGGACGGCTACGTGATCGAAGAAGGCTCGCTCGCCGGACCGGTGGGCGCGGCGCTCGTCGGCCTGCTCGGCGCCGCCGCGCCGCTCGAAGGCGTGGATGTCGCGCCGCGCTCGCTCGAGCAACAACTCGCCTACGACGCCCGCGCGTCCGAGAGCTTTCTGCGCGGCCCGTATCACGGCGCGCTCAATCACACGCAAAGCTACCTCGTGATGGCGCATGACGACGAAAACGGCCAGATCGAGGTGGACGGCAAAGGCGAGCCGCGCATCGTGTGGGAAAACGCGGGCAAGCAGCCGATCTTTCAGGCGGTCGAGCAAGCGCTCAAGCAGGCGACCGTGCCGCTCGGCGGCAAATACCTGCGCAACCCCATCTCCACCGATATTGTCGGCAACCGCACCGTTACCGTGCATCCGCTCGGCGGCTGCGGCATGGGCGAAGACGCGGAGCGCGGCGTGGTGGACCATATGGGCCGCGTGTTCAGCGGCGCCACGGGCAATGCGGTGCACGACGGCCTGTACGTGATGGACGGCGCCGTCATGCCGATGTCGCTCGGCGTCAATCCGCTTCTCACCATTTCCGCGCTGGCCGAACGCAATTGCGAACTGCTGCTCGCCACGCACCCCGTGACCGCCACAGCGGATGGCGCGGCCGCCACGCCGAGCCTGCCGCCTGCGCCGACACCCGAACTCGCGTCCTCGTCCTTGACGCCGTCCTCGCCGCAGAAGATCGGCCTGCAGTTCACCGAAACGATGATCGGCACCTACACGCCGGTCGTGGCGGGCGAAGCCGCGACGAGTCCGATCGAATTCACGCTGACCGTCGAATCGGAAGATCTCGCCGACATGCTCAGCAATCCGCAGCATCTGGCGCGCACCGCCGGCACGCTGACCTGCCCCGCGCTCTCCGCGCAGCCGATGACGATCACCAACGGCACCTTCAATCTGTTCGTGGTCGACGCGTCCGACGTGGACGAGCGCAACATGAATTACCGCATGACGCTCAACTCCACCGAAGGCAAGACCTACTACCTGAGCGGACAGAAGATCATTACGCGCAGCTCGCCGATCAACTTGTGGGAGCAAACCAACACGCTCTATGCTGAGATTCGCGAATCCGCGCAAGCGGACGCACCGCTGCTCGGCAAGGCGACGCTGATCATCACGCCCGAGAATTTCCTCAAGCAGCAGCGCACGCTCGAAGTCACCCACGCGCCCGATCTGAAGACCCGCCTCGAATGGACGCTGAAGTTCGGCAAGTTCTTCGCGGGTGTGCTGTTTACCGAGTACGGCGGCGTGGCCGCGCCCTTGCAGTACTTCAACCCGAACGCCGAGCCGCGTCTGAAGCGTGCATTGCGCGCGCCGGCACCGCAAGTCGTCTTCTTCGATACGCCCGATGGAACGAAGCTGAGGCTCACGCGCTACCACGATCCCGCGAACAAAGCGGCGCGCCCGGTGTTGCTGATTCACGGCTCCGGCGTATCGAGCCGCATCTACTCCACCGACCTGATCGCGACCAACATGGTCGAATATCTTTGCGCATCAGGCTACGACGTGTGGCTCGTCGATCTGCGCGTCAGTATCGAAATGCCGAGCGTGCTCGTGCCGACCAACGTCGACAAGGTGGCGCGCGAGGACATTCCGGCCGCGGTCGCCAAGATCCGCGAGTTGACCGGTGTGCCGGAAATTCAGGCACTGGGTCACTGCCTGGGCGGCCTGGCGTTGAGCATGTCGCTGCTGCAGGGACTCGAAGGTGTGCGTTCGGCGGTCATCTCGCAGGTGTCGACGCATCCGGTGCCGGGCACGCTACAGAAACTCAAGGCCGGCCTGCATATTCCCGACATCATGAAACATCTCGGCGTGCTCGACCTGACCGCGTACACGGAACACAAGTCCTGGCCTCATAACCTGCTGGATGAAGCGCTCAAGTTCTATCCGCTCGATCACGACGAAGGGTGCGGCAATCCGATCTGCCACCGCGCGACCTTCCTGTACGGCCTGCTCTACGAACATGAAAAGCTGAACGAGACACTTCACGCGAATCTGCAGGAGCTGCTCGGCGTACACGACGTCGAGGTGTTCAAGCACCTTGCAGCGATGGTGCGCGCCGGCAAAGTGGTCGATGCCGCCGGCAAGGATGTCTATCTGACAGGCGCGGACGGCATGAAGGGGCTGGAAGGCATGCGCCGGCCGATCGGATTCATTCATGGCGAAAGAAACGAAACCTATCTGCCGAAGAGCACGCTGCTCACGTACGAGATGCTGACCCGGCAGTTCCCCGAACAGCCTTACGAGCGGCACATCATTCCCGGCTATGGACATATCGACTGTATCTTCGGCAAGAATGCCGCCGTGGATGTCTATCCGGTGATCGCGAAGTATCTGGACGCGCATTGA